A window of the Hypomesus transpacificus isolate Combined female chromosome 22, fHypTra1, whole genome shotgun sequence genome harbors these coding sequences:
- the LOC124484051 gene encoding uncharacterized protein KIAA2026 isoform X3 has translation MQSRTPPASKMKGLQTDACNPPNVHHHTMLEQDMSNEAANHTGRPLLFHNQDCTSESDSGPHHSGGVVHIVSSSDPKWHSSTECDPATEGLSNGACGLENVSSHCDNSTDLALSHCVSDISNDLSLPEVCISSNTAVQEDDLSYEIQQAYRIFSGFLLDKHKGITTPFLHPIGLEDQSGMGLRVRGQTRQSMCLRRMQEKFLGREYETITEFVADFRLMLENCYRHHGVDHWVSKQAQKLEIMLEQKLTLLSRTLRERTTLVMTSKGRFGAEDQRGPALGGTSTRRRSVPRSLATLTVGGHESLMVQALRLEEQQRVKEERRQRELEKKEAEETSAKEVEEWESVLLSQASPWSIHTMWELPAIGHFLCLAQTALNLPEIVFFELERCLLMPRCSSFLAKVMSSLLCAPQRRPTLHRRPALPYRRWEAELRLRVLGWYRAVGAAEDQRPRAEQLGLDQQVFRKLGEVSPLEEHPFHLLSFLQRVWLLKALCDNVYQTQKEVQDAVLGQPIHECRESILGYDGQENAYIHFPHFCGADLRIYCQSPSLPPQFPLPPVQVRRLEPAEGEDGGDSDPQKGEEQEEVEEGAGSCSLLVSMKTEEPEEKQVGGGVGGENGEVSGAGMFHPPWGLKKEEASSSDEEEVLKEDLKLNVRRSSRRSLAGQSGSRDCVSSGGRSRRSGMKEEPLSEEDVNVRHRVKRQVQTEFREPCLSVGEHSYTGRSPARSAPTPARTPKVEAGAAPSPAEVHGTCLECSQGSGSELHRNCHCSSARLSSGSESWSGSESGSSQDRPSDGGRMERIRTKRKKRKRKRGGGRVLRSLTGGGGGRKRPDRNCRCQDKAAESALGTADNCTVMKDRRRKQEIGKTVETQKLALKKTKPLFQVEPAFKLVCTSLQELRELISRTEDELDELESAKKRAGRWYFRREAVKDLHITLIRLLNELSPWEPKLVKAFHRNRLRLKKDHDDFKRHPEYANFVREEWVAEEVARRARRGDGASSSSSSFSDCSSRLEEEEEDTVPRGLWAAADLKQVGTEAAADGLVTLQQVGTPGDLRPITRYLKRMGSDVEDHPALRKRCRAASGADSTVPSSCGGEAELQSTPGAREQNPAGVVQTQIQTQIQAGRTGPAVQSPAVGYPRRYQPIPTLLAKSVGNKVTLMHRPPSPEPPPAPPAQPGQPPNRTLTSSSPHATGPSLLASLQHSQPPSSLPTFTPTPAAKLKLPAASSATAPMAGKSPGPSSPVPKSPVRVVYQVPEALGLLKKDGSPVKISVQPLLDQKTRDQIMHQVVILPSNLLLHRPSEERKAPRGSSPSKPSAPLSGLSLPGGSSIPIQPVAPLKEPRGGREGTLSPPVPTRQLQTLPAGFKVVHAPGSKTSTPQTVMPNRSLTASAVSTDSSDTHVDPKQELKTICIRDSQSILVTTRGGNTGVVKVQASSEQNPHGLSPSSPVITISPQLKAFLVSKTSPPPLAPSPDPSSAASSSSMVPQSQSAPSGLRISTRPALRHTPVSPSSPSIPASSVVTLALNRGPGLITLPAAAKPGLASASQTPVAVSTQGPLSPNYPVTLPQSPSMPMLGLTQNALLQCVSSPAGKRAGADDKQPITKFILVTPTSNATPTPIKPVVLPGSKLMFVSQSTVCSSPSTTSSIGSIPKQAQVPGVAGQPLTSSEPADAGKKEARLNPNVCNTSTSEVLSKVPSFPLPSGVQIRLPGHTSSHATQPPVKSSPFCISRPGSLAASSTGLVLVQSTSTSPTLGPVGSRGSGDKKVETPHCAVRTTQATPPHIQDPQYHNPSGAVGTPAQMIKAPPPSPRAMPSSPGRPAGNVCTSPTPGTTGTVQQRIVINTSAPLAAGTQILLNNTRFVVPPQGLGPGSHILIITSPAPAPQGASPATSCPLGSTLPGTLPPLSAPLPVGAPALVPVPTRLAGTVVPALAPTQPAQQGPRTATPGAQPQKVALRPPAATSVHPTISLSVPRQVGAVRAPLLASSILSSSSPPGSFGAGQVVGSTQSTVKQAVLPTGATKTPVRAQLMSTVQPIQALTTRTQGPPTAAVPPIGSALSRVQSLPIATVLPIGSSFNSTQVSPVAVVPPSNSTVITTPAQPIRTLRTSETVTVPVALPNQMQDLEKPLVQVPVMSPVVPTKLLVSPDGAVLNPVLGPIYQASPVGLSALNSTLVVSPSVSSVRVLPSLASDGSMDGTPTQTGTGSPDL, from the exons ATGCAGTCAAG GACACCTCCAGCCAGCAAGATGAAGGGGCTCCAGACGGATGCCTGTAACCCACCCAATGTACATCATCACACAATGCTCGAGCAGGACATGTCAAACGAGGCAGCCAACCACACTGGCCGGCCCCTTCTCTTCCACAACCAGGACTGCACCTCCGAATCAGACTCGGGCCCCCATCACAGTGGAGGTGTGGTCCACATCGTGTCATCCTCAGACCCCAAATGGCACAGCAGCACTGAATGTGACCCAGCCACCGAAGGGCTCAGCAACGGGGCGTGCGGCCTGGAGAATGTTTCGTCCCACTGTGACAACAGCACTGACCTTGCACTGAGCCACTGCGTGTCTGACATCTCCAACGAcctctccctcccagaagtctGCATCTCCTCCAACACTGCAGTGCAGGAAGACGACTTGAGCTATGAGATCCAACAGGCTTACAGGATATTCAGTGGGTTCCTTCTGGACAAGCACAAGGGCATCACAACCCCCTTCCTTCACCCTATTGGGCTGGAGGATCAGAGTGGGATGGGgctcagggtcagaggtcagaccaGGCAGTCTATGTGTCTGAGAAGAATGCAGGAGAAGTTCCTAGGCCGGGAGTATGAGACAATAACCGAGTTTGTAGCCGATTTCAGGCTGATGCTGGAGAACTGTTATCGGCACCACGGGGTGGACCATTGGGTCTCCAAACAAGCCCAGAAACTGGAGATCATGCTGGAACAGAAGCTCACCTTGCTTTCCAG AACCCTGCGAGAGAGGACCACTCTGGTGATGACGTCCAAGGGTCGCTTCGGGGCGGAGGACCAGCGTGGCCCCGCTCTGGGGGGGACGTCCACCCGGAGAAGGTCGGTGCCCCGCAGCCTGGCCACCCTCACCGTGGGCGGGCACGAGTCCCTCATGGTCCAGGCTCTACgtctggaggagcagcagagggtgaaggaggagaggcg GCAACGAGagctggagaagaaggaggcggaggagaCGTCCgccaaggaggtggaggagtgggagagcgtcctcctctcccaggcCTCCCCCTGGTCCATCCACACCATGTGGGAGCTGCCCGCCATCGGCCACTTCCTGTGCCTGGCCCAGACGGCCCTCAACCTCCCGGAGATCGTGTTCTTCGAGCTGGAGCGCTGCCTCCTGATGCCTCGCTGCAGCTCCTTCCTGGCCAAGGTCATGAGCTCCCTGCTGTGCGCTCCCCAGAGGAGGCCCACGCTGCACCGCCGGCCCGCCCTTCCCTACCGCCGCTGGGAGGCGGAGCTGAGGCTGAGGGTGCTGGGCTGGTACCGGGCCGTGGGGGCCGCCGAGGACCAGAGGCCCCGGGCTGAGCAGCTGGGACTGGACCAGCAG GTGTTTCGTAAGCTCGGGGAAGTCAGTCCCCTGGAGGAGCACCCCTTCCAcctgctctccttcctccagcGCGTGTGGCTCCTCAAGGCGCTCTGCGACAACGTGTACCAGACCCAGAAGGAGGTCCAGGACGCCGTGCTGGGCCAGCCTATCCACGAGTGCCGCGAGTCCATCCTGGGCTACGACGGGCAGGAGAACGCCTACATCCACTTCCCCCACTTCTGCGGCGCCGACCTGAGGATCTACTGCCAGAGCCCCAGCCTGCCGCCCCAGTTCCCCCTGCCGCCTGTCCAGGTGCGCAGGCTGGAGCCCGCggagggggaggacgggggggaCTCTGACCCGCAGAAGGGGGAAgaacaggaggaggtggaggagggtgctGGGAGTTGTAGTCTCCTGGTCTCGATGAAGACGGAGGAGCCGGAGGAGaagcaggtggggggaggggtcggaGGGGAGAACGGCGAGGTCAGCGGGGCGGGGATGTTTCACCCCCCCTGGGGGCTGAAGAAAGAGGAGGCTTCGTCATCGGACGAGGAAGAGGTGCTGAAGGAAGACTTGAAACTGAATGTAAGGAGGAGTAGTCGGCGCTCCCTTGCTGGCCAATCAGGATCCAGGGACTGTGTCAGTTCTGGGGGGAGGAGTCGGAGGAGCGGCATGAAGGAGGAGCCCCTGTCTGAGGAGGACGTCAACGTCCGACACCGAGTCAAACGACAAGTCCAAACCGAGTTCCGTGAACCCTGTCTGAGCGTTGGGGAACACAGCTACACAGGGAGGTCTCCTGCTCGCTCCGCCCCCACACCCGCCAGAACGCCAAAGGTGGAGGCGGGGGCCGCCCCCTCCCCAGCTGAAGTTCACGGGACCTGTCTAGAATGTTCTCAGGGCTCGGGGTCTGAGCTGCACCGTAACTGTCACTGCTCCTCAGCCCGCCTGTCGTCTGGGTCAGAGTCCTGGTCGGGGTCCGAGTCGGGGTCCAGCCAGGACAGACCTTCAGATggaggcaggatggagagaATACGAAccaagagaaagaagaggaagagaaagcggggcggggggagggtgcTGCGGTCTCTgacggggggtggagggggaaggaagaGGCCGGACAGGAACTGCCGGTGCCAGGACAAGGCTGCCGAGTCGGCCCTGGGGACAGCTGATAACTGCACAGTGatgaaggacaggaggaggaaacaggaaatAG GGAAAACTGTGGAGACCCAGAAACTGGCCTTAAAGAAAACCAAGCCTCTGTTTCAGGTTGAACCAGCGTTTAAG TTGGTGTGCACGAGCCTGCAGGAGCTGAGGGAGCTGATCAGCAGGACTGAAGATGAGCTGGATGAACTGGAGAGCGCCAAGAAGAGAGCT GGCCGCTGGTACTTTAGGAGAGAGGCGGTGAAGGACCTTCACATCACGCTAATCCGCCTGCTCAACGAGCTCTCTCCCTGGGAGCCGAAACTGGTCAAGGCCTTCCACCGGaatag ACTGCGTCTGAAAAAGGACCACGACGACTTCAAGAGGCACCCCGAGTATGCCAACTTCGTCCGGGAGGAGTGGGTGGCGGAGGAGGTGGCGAGGCGCGCTAGGAGGGGAGACggggcctcctcttcctcctcctccttttccgacTGCAGTAgtagactggaggaggaggaggaggacactgTCCCCAGGGGGTTGTGGGCTGCAG ctgacctgaagcaggTAGGCACAGAGGCTGCGGCAGATGGCCTGGTGACTCTTCAGCAAGTCGGGACCCCAGGTGACCTTCGACCTATCACGCGTTACCTGAAGCGTATGGGGAGCGACGTCGAGGACCACCCAGCACTGAGGAAGAGATGCCGGGCCGCCAGCGGTGCTGACTCGACCGTGCCCTCTTCATGTGGGGGGGAAGCGGAGCTCCAGAGCACACCGGGAGCCAGGGAACAGAACCCAGCAGGTGTGGTCCAGACTCAGATCCAGACTCAGATCCAGGCTGGGCGAACTGGACCCGCTGTTCAGTCCCCTGCCGTGGGCTACCCCAGGAGGTATCAGCCTATACCAACCCTTCTAGCCAAGAGTGTGGGCAATAAAGTGACCTTAATGCACCGGCCTCCTTCTCCGGAACCCCCCCCTGCACCACCTGCTCAACCTGGCCAGCCTCCGAATAGAACTTTGacgtcctcctctccccacgcCACCGGGCCTTCCCTCCTCGCCTCCCTTCAACACTCTCAACCCCCCAGCTCCCTGCCAACCTTTACtcccacccctgcagccaagcTAAAACTCCCGGCCGCATCCTCCGCTACGGCCCCCATGGCGGGCAAATCCCCTGGCCCTTCATCCCCTGTACCAAAGAGCCCTGTCCGGGTGGTGTACCAGGTGCCAGAGGCCCTGGGCCTGCTCAAGAAGGACGGCAGCCCGGTCAAGATCTCCGtccagcccctgctggaccagAAGACCAGGGACCAGATCATGCACCAAGTGGTGATCCTGCCCAGCAACCTGCTCCTCCACAGGCCCTCTGAGGAGAGGAAGGCCCCTcggggctcctccccctccaaacCCTCCGCTCCCCTCTCCGGGCTCTCCCTCCCAGGGGGGAGCAGCATACCCATCCAGCCAGTGGCTCCTCTCAAGGAgcccagaggggggagagaaggaaccctatctccccctgtccccaccAGGCAGCTCCAGACTCTACCAGCAGGCTTTAAGGTTGTGCATGCCCCAGGCtccaaaacaagcacaccccAGACTGTAATGCCAAATAGGTCCCTCACTGCCAGTGCTGTGTCTACGGACTCCAGTGACACACATGTGGACCCCAAACAGGAGCTGAAGACCATCTGCATCCGGGACTCGCAGTCCATCTTGGTCACCACTAGAGGGGGCAACACTGGCGTGGTGAAGGTCCAGGCCTCCTCAGAACAGAATCCTCATGGGTTGTCCCCAAGCAGCCCTGTCATCACCATCTCCCCTCAGCTAAAAGCCTTCTTGGTGTCCAAGACCTCACCACCTCCTCTTGCTCCTTCTCCTGATCCTTCCTCCGCAGCCTCCAGCAGCTCTATGGTCCCCCAGTCCCAGTCTGCCCCCTCTGGGTTGAGGATCTCCACGCGTCCTGCCCTCCGCCACACCCCcgtctccccatcctcccccagcATTCCAGCAAGCAGTGTTGTCACCCTGGCCCTGAACCGGGGCCCCGGCCTCATCACCCTCCCAGCTGCAGCTAAGCCTGGTCTGGCCTCGGCCTCACAGACCCCTGTTGCTGTAAGCACCCAAGGTCCCCTCTCTCCTAACTACCCTGTCACTCTCCCCCAAAGCCCCTCCATGCCCATGCTAGGGCTCACCCAGAATGCACTGCTGCAGTGTGTCAGCAGTCCTGCTGGGAAGAGGGCGGGTGCTGATGACAAGCAACCAATCACAAAATTCATATTGGTCACACCCACCTCTaacgccacccccacccccatcaaaCCTGTGGTCCTTCCGGGTTCAAAGCTGATGTTCGTCAGCCAATCCACAGTGtgctcctccccttccaccacctcctccatagGAAGCATTCCAAAACAGGCCCAAGTGCCTGGGGTTGCAGGTCAGCCCTTGACCTCGTCAGAACCAGCTGATGCTGGGAAGAAAGAAGCCCGTCTGAATCCAAACGTGTGCAACACCAGCACCTCAGAGGTTCTGTCTAAGGTTCCAagttttcctctcccctctgggGTTCAGATCAGATTACCGGGCCACACCTCCAGCCATGCGACCCAGCCCCCAGTGAAGAGCAGCCCATTCTGTATCTCCAGGCCCGGCAGCCTGGCTGCCTCCTCCACTGGCCTGGTGTTGGTCCagagcaccagcaccagccccaCGCTGGGGCCTGTTGGAAGCAGAGGGTCTGGAGACAAAAAGGTAGAGACCCCCCACTGCGCAGTCAGAACCACACAAGCCACACCTCCCCACATCCAGGATCCCCAGTACCACAACCCCTCCGGTGCTGTTGGTACACCTGCACAGATGATCaaggctcctcccccttcccccagagCCATGCCATCTTCACCTGGGAGACCAGCAGGTAACGTTTGTACCAGCCCCACCCCGGGCACCACTGGCACAGTACAGCAGAGAATCGTCATCAACACGTCAGCCCCACTGGCTGCCGGGACCCAGATTCTCCTCAACAACACCCGCTTCGTGGTGCCCCCTCAGGGGCTTGGTCCTGGGAGCCACATCCTTATTATCACCAGCCCAGCACCAGCCCCTCAGGGGGCCAGCCCTGCCACTTCGTGTCCATTAGGGTCCACCCTCCCTGGAACACTTCCCCCGTTGTCAGCCCCTCTCCCTGTTGGAGCTCCTGCCTTGGTTCCGGTTCCAACCAGGTTGGCTGGAACAGTGGTCCCAGCTCTGGCCCCCACCCAGCCTGCACAACAAGGGCCAAGGACGGCCACTCCAGGAGCTCAGCCACAAAAAGTAGCACTTAGACCCCCAGCAGCCACCTCTGTccaccccaccatctctctctctgtccctcggcAGGTAGGAGCGGTCAGAGCTCCTCTGCTGGCCAGTAGcatcttgtcctcctcctctccgcctGGTAGCTTCGGTGCTGGCCAGGTGGTTGGAAGCACACAAAGCACTGTCAAACAGGCTGTTCTACCGACAGGAGCCACCAAGACGCCTGTCAGAGCGCAGCTCATGTCCACTGTTCAGCCAATCCAAGCACTTACAACACGGACACAGGGTCCGCCCACGGCAGCTGTTCCACCAATAGGCAGCGCACTTTCCCGGGTTCAGTCTTTACCCATCGCCACGGTACTACCAATCGGCAGCTCCTTCAATAGCACCCAGGTGTCTCCTGTAGCAGTGGTGCCTCCATCCAATAGCACTGTAATAACTACACCAGCTCAACCAATCCGGACATTGAGGACGTCGGAGACCGTCACCGTGCCTGTCGCTCTACCCAATCAAATGCAGGATTTGGAGAAACCACTTGTACAGGTCCCAGTCATGTCTCCAGTGGTACCTACCAAGTTGCTGGTGAGTCCAGACGGTGCTGTACTGAACCCGGTCCTGGGACCAATTTATCAGGCCAGCCCTGTGGGTCTCTCTGCCCTGAACTCCACCCTAGTGGTCAGTCCCAGTGTCTCCTCGGTCAGGGTCCTACCCAGCCTGGCCTCAGACGGCTCCATGGATGGTACCCCTACCCAGACAGGCACTGGCTCGCCTGACCTGTGA